From Phycisphaerae bacterium, the proteins below share one genomic window:
- a CDS encoding amidohydrolase family protein, with product MSFSRASVFCIFLFLGFVGIANADYEPPIIIANARVVASPDRVLDRGSVLIVKGRIAEVGASVATPPDALQIDAEGLVVYPGFIDANTHAGLPSVEPTDEERARWEDENPDVLESPQSATVQAHRRLMHPHWRSEELYDPKTAKSEDHRAAGFTTALVSPQPAIFSGASAVIELGDMPVRRSVIKAGFAQHAAFVTGADADRGRTRRERRERREFDMPQYPTTTMGAMAAFRQVMMDAQWHRDLLEWSRRNPNGERPAIDANLEALWPLIDPGAPGMPVVFIANSENEIHRALNMAAEFGLKPIIAGAREGWKAAKRLHDEKVPVIVSLKWTEEPKRPGEMKEDEWPPKEPTEPRPESLRPIFDETWEKKAFEPERLFQERVRLWQEEVDNAKLLHEAGVEFAIGSFEMKSTADLMKNLRKAIARGLPESVALAALTRDAAKLMGLSDQLGEIAPNHLANLTILDKPLADEKSKVQLVFIEGKRFDPLLAPKPDFKGRRRDRGGPASSQPTTAEAASRPTSAPTTQRVDWPSFACEIEADRKPKVQTGGDLLIKHATLLTITRGDVVDTDIMIQDGKISAIGRGLTAPPGMKSIDLTGYCVMPGIIDPHSHMCSDGGLNEFSLSVTPEVRVGDVIDPKDVSAFRALAGGVTTIHTMHGSANTIGGQNVTLRLKYGRPAAEWVFKEAPKTVKFALGENVKQSNFGRRGTRFPNTRMGVEAVLRRSFDAARKYKADWARYEKEKAAGKNPRPVRRDLRLDALAAIHDGAIWVHCHCYRADEILRLLAVAEEYGFRIAVLQHILEGYRIIPEIVRHGCGASTFSDWWAYKIEAYDAIPHNASRMTQGGVNATVNSDSPELVRHLNFEAAKSLHYGGLSANDALKLCTLNGAIQLGVDKYVGSIEPGKFADLAIFEGHPLDTFSKCILTLIDGEIYFQHESLDFEKPAPPLAARSFGSPPPLIDVPSSQNSEYWIVEATIHPVTGPAISNGRIVIKDGLIKEIGPNDGRAAPSKAAVVSAKGLHVFPGLINADTTLGLMEIESVAGTMDEQEIGDFQPDLAVLSAYNPFASAIEVARCDGVTSALIAPGVGTIGGRAGFVRLDGWSMPEAAVASPLGLCVALPSLPIRFPDDLEEDRKKEQIDEYRKKLAKIEDFFRKASRYAKAVAAAGGNAEKMPEFDRRLDAMIPFVRSEAPVLFRADSYKQIKEALHFAEHYQLKPVIRGGREAWKLADELSEKKIDVILGRTTSYLGDRFEPWDSVYRAPAILHRHGIRFCITTGDATLAKHVGIEAGFAVSHGLSEAAALASVTIVPARILGVGDRYGSLEVGKVADVIVTTDTPLQASTVVVAEFIAGRPIDLSSKHSRTDDKFRARPQPKLAPESPLRGPPAMRAAR from the coding sequence ATGTCCTTTTCGCGTGCGTCGGTTTTCTGCATTTTTTTGTTTCTTGGATTTGTCGGAATCGCGAACGCCGACTACGAGCCGCCCATCATCATCGCCAACGCCCGAGTCGTCGCCTCGCCCGATCGCGTTCTGGATCGCGGTTCCGTGCTTATTGTCAAAGGTCGCATCGCCGAGGTCGGCGCGTCAGTCGCCACTCCGCCCGACGCTCTGCAAATCGACGCCGAGGGCCTAGTTGTCTATCCGGGCTTCATCGATGCCAATACCCATGCGGGTCTCCCCTCGGTCGAACCCACTGACGAAGAACGCGCTCGTTGGGAAGATGAGAACCCCGATGTGCTGGAAAGCCCGCAATCGGCGACCGTCCAGGCTCATCGCCGTTTGATGCACCCTCACTGGCGATCCGAGGAATTGTACGACCCCAAGACGGCCAAGTCGGAGGATCACCGCGCCGCCGGTTTCACAACCGCCCTGGTTTCGCCGCAGCCCGCGATCTTTTCGGGTGCGAGTGCGGTCATCGAACTTGGCGATATGCCCGTCAGGCGCTCCGTCATAAAGGCCGGCTTCGCCCAGCATGCCGCCTTTGTCACAGGGGCGGATGCCGATCGCGGTCGGACGCGTCGCGAGCGCCGCGAGCGTCGCGAATTCGACATGCCCCAATACCCCACGACGACGATGGGCGCGATGGCGGCCTTCCGACAGGTCATGATGGACGCGCAGTGGCATCGCGATCTGCTGGAATGGAGCCGCCGCAACCCCAACGGCGAACGCCCCGCCATCGACGCAAACCTGGAGGCATTGTGGCCGCTGATCGATCCCGGCGCGCCGGGAATGCCGGTGGTCTTCATCGCCAATTCCGAGAATGAAATCCACCGCGCGTTGAACATGGCCGCCGAGTTCGGGTTGAAGCCCATTATCGCCGGCGCCCGCGAAGGCTGGAAAGCGGCTAAGCGACTCCATGATGAGAAGGTCCCGGTCATTGTCAGCCTGAAATGGACCGAGGAACCCAAGCGGCCCGGCGAAATGAAAGAAGACGAGTGGCCGCCGAAGGAACCGACCGAGCCGCGGCCGGAAAGTCTGCGCCCAATCTTTGACGAGACATGGGAGAAAAAAGCGTTCGAACCCGAGCGGCTCTTTCAGGAGCGCGTCCGGCTTTGGCAGGAAGAGGTGGACAACGCCAAACTTCTGCACGAGGCCGGCGTCGAATTCGCCATTGGTTCCTTCGAGATGAAGAGTACGGCCGACCTGATGAAGAACCTCCGCAAAGCGATCGCCCGGGGCCTGCCGGAGTCCGTCGCCCTCGCGGCCCTGACGCGGGATGCCGCCAAACTAATGGGGCTGTCGGATCAGCTCGGTGAGATCGCCCCGAACCATTTGGCCAATCTCACGATCCTCGACAAGCCGCTGGCCGACGAGAAGTCGAAGGTGCAACTCGTCTTTATCGAAGGCAAGCGCTTCGACCCGCTCCTCGCTCCCAAGCCCGACTTCAAGGGCCGCCGGCGCGACAGGGGCGGCCCAGCGTCATCCCAGCCCACAACGGCCGAGGCGGCCTCGCGGCCAACCTCTGCGCCCACGACCCAGAGAGTCGACTGGCCGTCCTTCGCCTGCGAAATCGAAGCGGATCGCAAGCCGAAGGTGCAGACCGGCGGCGACTTGCTCATCAAACATGCCACGCTCCTCACGATCACGCGCGGCGACGTGGTCGACACCGACATCATGATTCAGGATGGAAAGATTTCCGCCATCGGCCGCGGTCTCACGGCGCCGCCCGGCATGAAGTCGATCGACCTGACCGGCTACTGCGTCATGCCCGGCATCATCGATCCGCACTCGCACATGTGCAGCGACGGCGGTCTCAACGAATTCTCGCTCTCGGTCACACCGGAGGTCCGCGTCGGCGACGTCATTGACCCCAAGGATGTCTCCGCATTTCGCGCGCTGGCGGGAGGCGTTACGACGATCCACACGATGCACGGCTCTGCCAACACGATCGGCGGACAAAACGTCACGCTTCGCCTCAAGTACGGACGGCCCGCGGCGGAGTGGGTCTTTAAGGAGGCCCCCAAAACGGTCAAATTCGCCCTCGGCGAAAACGTCAAGCAGTCCAACTTCGGCCGCCGGGGCACACGCTTCCCCAACACGCGGATGGGCGTCGAGGCGGTTCTTCGCCGTTCCTTCGACGCTGCCCGTAAGTACAAGGCCGATTGGGCCAGGTATGAAAAGGAAAAAGCCGCCGGCAAGAATCCTCGCCCGGTACGTCGCGATCTTCGCCTCGACGCGCTCGCCGCGATTCATGACGGCGCGATTTGGGTCCATTGCCATTGTTATCGCGCCGACGAAATCCTGCGGCTTCTGGCTGTCGCGGAGGAATACGGATTTCGAATTGCCGTCCTGCAGCACATCCTCGAAGGCTATCGCATCATTCCCGAGATCGTCCGCCACGGTTGCGGCGCTTCGACCTTCTCTGACTGGTGGGCCTACAAAATCGAGGCCTACGACGCCATCCCCCACAACGCATCGCGTATGACGCAGGGTGGTGTGAATGCCACCGTCAACTCCGACTCGCCCGAACTCGTCCGCCACTTGAACTTCGAGGCCGCCAAATCCCTCCACTACGGCGGTCTGTCCGCCAACGATGCGCTGAAGCTCTGCACGCTCAACGGTGCGATTCAATTGGGGGTCGACAAGTACGTCGGTTCCATCGAACCCGGCAAGTTCGCCGACCTGGCGATCTTCGAGGGTCATCCGCTCGATACTTTCTCGAAATGCATCCTGACGCTCATTGACGGTGAAATCTACTTCCAGCACGAATCACTGGATTTCGAAAAGCCCGCGCCGCCGCTCGCCGCCCGGTCTTTTGGTTCGCCGCCGCCGCTCATCGACGTGCCCTCCTCGCAAAACAGCGAATATTGGATCGTCGAGGCGACCATCCATCCGGTGACGGGTCCGGCGATTTCAAACGGTCGCATCGTTATCAAAGACGGACTCATCAAGGAAATCGGTCCCAATGATGGTCGGGCGGCTCCTTCGAAGGCGGCCGTCGTGAGCGCAAAGGGCCTCCACGTTTTTCCCGGCCTCATCAACGCCGACACCACGCTGGGCCTGATGGAAATTGAATCCGTCGCCGGGACGATGGACGAGCAGGAGATCGGCGATTTCCAGCCGGACCTGGCCGTTCTCTCCGCGTACAACCCCTTTGCCAGCGCGATCGAAGTCGCGCGATGCGATGGCGTTACCAGCGCCCTCATCGCGCCCGGTGTCGGCACGATCGGCGGACGGGCAGGCTTCGTGCGGCTCGACGGATGGTCGATGCCCGAGGCCGCTGTTGCTTCGCCGCTCGGCCTTTGCGTCGCGCTCCCTTCGCTGCCTATCCGCTTCCCCGACGACCTCGAAGAAGACCGTAAGAAGGAACAGATCGACGAGTATCGCAAGAAGCTCGCCAAGATCGAAGACTTTTTCCGCAAGGCCTCTCGTTACGCCAAGGCCGTCGCCGCGGCGGGCGGTAATGCCGAAAAAATGCCGGAGTTTGACCGCCGTCTCGACGCCATGATCCCCTTCGTCCGCAGCGAGGCCCCGGTCCTCTTCCGCGCCGATAGTTACAAGCAGATCAAGGAGGCCCTTCACTTCGCCGAGCATTACCAACTGAAGCCCGTCATCCGCGGCGGTCGCGAGGCATGGAAACTCGCCGACGAGCTCTCCGAGAAGAAAATCGACGTGATCCTTGGCCGGACCACGAGCTACCTCGGCGACAGGTTTGAGCCCTGGGACAGCGTCTATCGCGCCCCGGCCATTCTCCACCGGCACGGAATCCGCTTCTGCATCACGACCGGCGACGCCACGCTCGCCAAGCACGTCGGCATCGAGGCCGGCTTTGCCGTGTCGCATGGCCTCTCCGAGGCCGCCGCGCTCGCGTCGGTCACGATCGTGCCGGCGCGAATCCTCGGAGTGGGCGACCGCTATGGCAGCCTCGAAGTCGGCAAGGTCGCCGATGTCATTGTGACGACCGACACGCCCCTCCAAGCCTCCACCGTAGTCGTTGCCGAATTCATCGCCGGTCGCCCCATCGACCTCTCCAGCAAGCATTCGCGTACCGACGACAAGTTCCGGGCTCGCCCCCAACCAAAACTTGCGCCGGAATCACCCCTCCGAGGCCCTCCGGCGATGCGGGCGGCACGTTAG
- a CDS encoding CxxC-x17-CxxC domain-containing protein encodes MEYTDKTLICVDCNAEFIHSADDQARYAERGFTNEPKRCRACREKRKTMGGGGGGGGGGGGRRGGGGGGGGRGGYGGGGGARPPRQMFQVTCSECGQPTEVPFKPTEGRPVYCRNCYQSHKGSAGTFD; translated from the coding sequence ATGGAGTACACCGACAAAACCCTGATCTGCGTCGATTGCAACGCGGAGTTTATCCATTCCGCCGACGATCAGGCGCGCTATGCCGAGCGCGGTTTCACCAACGAGCCCAAGCGCTGTCGCGCCTGCCGTGAGAAGCGGAAGACGATGGGTGGCGGCGGAGGGGGGGGTGGGGGTGGCGGCGGACGACGCGGTGGCGGCGGTGGTGGGGGCGGCCGCGGTGGATACGGTGGCGGCGGCGGCGCGCGTCCCCCTCGACAGATGTTTCAAGTGACCTGCTCGGAGTGTGGTCAGCCGACCGAGGTGCCGTTCAAGCCCACCGAGGGCCGGCCGGTCTATTGCCGCAATTGTTACCAATCGCACAAGGGCAGCGCCGGCACGTTTGATTAA
- a CDS encoding MBL fold metallo-hydrolase gives MAGAFTITVLGSGTSHGVPMIACDCAVCTSADPRDRRTRPSILIQYDATTLLVDTSPELRLQCLANNVRRVDAVLYTHHHIDHLAGLDDLRRFNWLQEAAIPCYGQPATLERLRTMFAYVFEDDAEYPSAKPRLELREIDGPLDIGGQTITPIPLLHGRMPVLGFRVGSFAYCTDVSEIPQESWGLLSGLDVLILDALRKRPHPTHFNLEQAVDHARRILARQTYFTHIAHELPHEETNRELPKGMALSYDGLVIDTQ, from the coding sequence ATGGCGGGCGCTTTCACCATCACGGTTCTCGGTTCGGGCACCTCGCACGGGGTCCCGATGATCGCCTGCGACTGTGCGGTTTGCACGTCGGCCGACCCGCGCGACCGGCGGACGCGGCCCAGCATCCTAATTCAATACGATGCGACGACATTGCTGGTCGATACGTCGCCCGAATTGCGGCTGCAATGCCTGGCGAACAACGTGCGGCGGGTGGATGCCGTGCTCTACACGCATCATCACATCGATCACCTGGCAGGATTGGATGATTTGCGGCGGTTCAATTGGCTTCAGGAGGCGGCGATTCCCTGTTACGGTCAACCCGCAACGCTTGAGCGGCTGCGGACGATGTTTGCCTATGTATTCGAGGACGATGCGGAGTATCCGTCGGCGAAGCCGCGGTTGGAGCTACGCGAGATCGACGGGCCGCTGGACATCGGCGGTCAGACGATCACGCCGATTCCGCTTTTGCACGGACGAATGCCGGTCCTTGGTTTTCGCGTGGGTAGTTTCGCTTATTGCACGGACGTGAGTGAGATTCCGCAGGAATCGTGGGGGCTGCTTTCGGGGCTGGACGTGCTCATTCTGGACGCGCTTCGCAAGCGACCGCACCCGACGCATTTCAATCTCGAACAGGCTGTGGATCACGCCCGGCGGATCCTTGCGCGACAGACGTATTTCACGCACATCGCCCATGAACTGCCACACGAAGAGACAAATCGGGAACTGCCCAAGGGGATGGCTCTTTCGTACGACGGGCTGGTGATTGATACGCAGTAG
- a CDS encoding PQQ-binding-like beta-propeller repeat protein translates to MTNANQPQEKPHHHFDGATPPSAAWHEQRWVIFLLLLLLYPLGVVLLIRHPRAARWRKAAGVVVMAPAFGLVALLALKPLWDFEGGMRSLRDFSLDFGRLTRPSALEKHRRAQRGSAPYVLQIAPEEAKLSWPDFRGPRRDGVYDAFDLQLDWKACPPRELWRQPIGGGYASFVVGGGRAYTIEQRRDKEAVTCYELATGRELWVQEYEASFEETLGGDGPRATPTLAGERVYSLGAEGHLYCLEAADGRVVWKRNILQEFKQENLSWGLACSPLVIDGKVLVTNSGKADPSVLAYDAATGDPVWNARAGLQAYSSLAVVTLAGRRQVLNLAAAALNGLDPASGEILWSHPWDTSMGINCSQPLEVGGDRIFLSSGYGKGSAVIKIEAANGKLQAREIWSNTRMKNKFNSSVVSGGFAYGLDEGVLCCVELETGERPWKGGKYGYGSVVLAQGHLIVMSDDGRLALVEATPAEHREKGSMRVFNDRTWNNFALVGGRLLARNHVEMALLDLRATSQAPISAAR, encoded by the coding sequence ATGACGAACGCGAATCAACCTCAAGAAAAGCCGCACCACCACTTCGACGGCGCCACACCGCCCAGCGCCGCATGGCACGAGCAGCGTTGGGTAATATTCCTTTTGCTGCTGCTGCTCTATCCACTAGGCGTCGTTCTGCTGATTCGACACCCACGAGCTGCACGGTGGCGAAAGGCTGCCGGAGTCGTCGTCATGGCGCCCGCTTTCGGCCTTGTCGCACTGCTGGCCCTTAAACCGCTTTGGGATTTTGAGGGCGGGATGCGCAGCCTGCGGGATTTTTCTCTGGACTTCGGAAGGCTCACACGTCCCAGCGCGTTGGAGAAACATCGCCGCGCGCAAAGAGGTAGCGCACCCTACGTCCTGCAAATCGCTCCCGAGGAGGCCAAACTCTCGTGGCCCGATTTTCGCGGGCCGCGGCGCGACGGGGTTTACGACGCCTTCGACCTGCAATTGGACTGGAAGGCCTGCCCCCCGCGCGAACTCTGGCGGCAGCCGATCGGCGGTGGCTATGCGAGTTTTGTCGTGGGAGGCGGACGGGCCTACACGATAGAACAACGCCGCGATAAGGAGGCTGTCACGTGTTATGAACTGGCGACCGGGCGGGAACTTTGGGTGCAGGAGTATGAAGCGTCGTTTGAAGAGACGCTTGGGGGAGACGGCCCGCGCGCCACGCCGACACTGGCGGGCGAGCGCGTGTATTCGCTGGGGGCGGAGGGCCATTTGTACTGCCTTGAAGCCGCGGACGGACGAGTCGTGTGGAAGCGGAACATTCTTCAGGAGTTCAAGCAAGAGAATCTGTCCTGGGGACTGGCGTGTTCGCCGCTGGTGATCGACGGAAAAGTGCTGGTGACGAACTCCGGAAAAGCCGATCCGTCGGTCCTGGCTTATGACGCAGCGACCGGCGATCCGGTCTGGAACGCGAGGGCCGGCCTACAGGCATACAGCTCGCTCGCGGTGGTCACCCTCGCCGGGCGGCGTCAGGTGCTCAATCTCGCGGCGGCGGCATTGAATGGGCTCGACCCGGCGTCGGGCGAAATTCTCTGGAGCCATCCGTGGGACACGAGCATGGGGATCAACTGCTCCCAACCGCTGGAGGTCGGGGGGGATCGCATTTTCCTCTCGTCGGGCTACGGCAAAGGGAGCGCGGTGATCAAGATCGAGGCGGCAAACGGCAAGCTTCAGGCGCGCGAAATCTGGTCCAATACAAGGATGAAAAACAAGTTCAACTCGTCGGTCGTGAGTGGCGGATTCGCCTACGGGCTCGACGAAGGCGTGCTGTGCTGCGTGGAACTAGAGACCGGCGAGCGGCCCTGGAAAGGCGGCAAATATGGGTACGGATCCGTCGTTCTCGCGCAGGGCCATTTGATCGTGATGAGCGACGACGGCCGACTTGCGCTGGTCGAGGCGACGCCTGCGGAACACCGCGAGAAGGGATCGATGCGGGTGTTTAACGATCGGACGTGGAACAATTTCGCGCTCGTTGGCGGACGACTGCTGGCGCGCAACCATGTCGAGATGGCGCTTTTGGATCTGCGCGCCACATCACAGGCGCCGATCAGCGCCGCTCGGTGA
- a CDS encoding HDOD domain-containing protein, translating to MMTTLTKGKSEADKLIATAIADLGEIATLPEVTIKIIQIVENPKSTARDLHEVIRNDPALSTRLLKVVNSAFYGLPGQISSIDRAIVLLGLSAVKNISIAASMSHLFNAGGAIDGFSGQEVWRHSIAVGVGSRLLSAAQGRPPMEESFLAGLIHDLGLLVERQVFGKKLEEVIQRNAKEGKNFCELEQEIIGADHQAFGMALGTKWRFPMNLCTAIGYHHKPMDLAPVNRELATLVHVADTLACRAGIGFSATGAQDEFDSEMLSALHLNQAAVDEAAAKLPEQVASTEAIFRE from the coding sequence ATGATGACGACACTGACCAAGGGCAAGAGCGAGGCGGACAAGCTGATCGCCACGGCGATCGCCGACCTAGGCGAGATCGCGACGCTCCCCGAAGTGACGATCAAGATCATCCAGATCGTTGAGAACCCGAAATCGACGGCGCGGGACCTGCACGAAGTGATCCGCAACGATCCGGCGCTGTCGACGCGGCTTCTGAAGGTGGTCAACTCCGCTTTTTATGGATTGCCGGGGCAGATATCGAGCATCGATCGCGCGATTGTGCTTCTGGGCCTGTCGGCGGTGAAGAATATTTCCATCGCGGCCTCGATGTCCCACTTGTTCAACGCCGGCGGGGCGATCGACGGCTTCAGCGGGCAGGAAGTGTGGCGCCACAGCATCGCCGTGGGTGTGGGTTCCCGTCTGCTGAGTGCCGCGCAGGGCCGGCCGCCCATGGAAGAAAGCTTCCTGGCGGGGCTGATTCACGATCTGGGTCTCTTGGTCGAGCGACAAGTCTTCGGCAAGAAGCTGGAAGAAGTCATCCAGCGCAATGCGAAGGAAGGCAAGAACTTCTGCGAACTGGAGCAGGAGATCATCGGGGCGGACCATCAGGCGTTTGGGATGGCGCTGGGGACGAAATGGCGCTTCCCCATGAACCTGTGCACGGCCATCGGCTACCACCACAAGCCGATGGACCTGGCCCCGGTCAATCGCGAGCTGGCGACGCTGGTGCACGTAGCAGACACCCTCGCCTGCCGGGCAGGGATCGGATTCTCGGCGACGGGTGCGCAGGACGAATTCGATAGCGAAATGCTGTCGGCGCTGCATCTGAATCAGGCGGCGGTCGACGAGGCGGCGGCGAAGCTGCCCGAACAGGTGGCATCTACGGAAGCGATTTTCCGGGAATAG
- a CDS encoding alkaline phosphatase D family protein, translated as MSKTAAARATLALFIFALRAGGQTFPQGVACGDVTETSAICWTRVSLPGSVRIDIATDDQFQQIVVSNLVQASDDADRTVHHDAVGLSPGTRYFYRFTHLGTDETSPPGTFKTAPQGPTSFRFVYTGDSNAADQPFRVLSHAAAEQAELWFWAGDTAYCDGSAGGLPPATDLAGYRAKHSQNRDDPFLQALMAAVPVWVQWDDHEVANDYDGGDLEPHITPQQRADAYRAFFDYMPIRRQGVADDPDRTYRSIRYGDLAEFFILDCRQYRSRDLSRDGGGIDPRAFFLPTLEIGTILRLSDPSRTMLGKRQLSWLKDGLQRSTATWKFVLSSLPFTSLLVMPYDRWDGYDVERYDLLRFVDEQAITGVVLLSADIHGNVYNPDVTHFLRNTLQEGFSLGFVIPEFIAGPIATESIRREIGLIGPLLFDTAVSEFIATPLFDFGFDFLMNTIIGENKLAFVEPDRFAYLVVDVTPEQLTLTHRGVVADSSIHDPPLETLHQVVLAPPGPTSCFPAPLLPTFCCLMLAPLARTRCRAGSARRRAARTLRLVADSAQI; from the coding sequence ATGTCCAAAACAGCCGCGGCTCGTGCGACGCTCGCCCTCTTTATCTTCGCCTTGCGCGCCGGCGGCCAGACTTTTCCCCAAGGGGTGGCGTGTGGCGACGTGACGGAGACCTCCGCCATTTGCTGGACGCGGGTTTCCCTCCCGGGGAGCGTCCGTATCGACATCGCCACCGACGATCAATTTCAACAGATCGTAGTTTCGAATCTGGTGCAGGCGTCCGATGATGCAGACCGGACCGTCCACCACGACGCTGTGGGCCTTTCGCCCGGGACGCGTTACTTCTATCGCTTCACCCACCTCGGCACCGACGAGACCAGCCCGCCGGGCACATTCAAGACTGCGCCGCAGGGCCCGACGTCCTTCCGTTTTGTCTATACCGGCGATTCCAACGCTGCCGACCAGCCGTTCCGCGTCCTCAGCCATGCCGCCGCCGAGCAAGCCGAATTGTGGTTTTGGGCCGGTGACACGGCGTACTGCGATGGCTCGGCAGGGGGGTTACCACCGGCGACCGACCTTGCCGGCTATCGCGCAAAGCACAGCCAGAACCGCGACGATCCGTTCTTGCAGGCGCTGATGGCCGCCGTGCCTGTGTGGGTGCAATGGGATGACCACGAAGTCGCCAATGACTACGACGGGGGGGACCTGGAGCCCCACATCACCCCGCAGCAGCGCGCTGACGCCTATCGCGCCTTCTTCGATTACATGCCGATCCGGCGGCAGGGGGTCGCTGACGATCCCGACCGCACCTACCGCTCGATCCGTTATGGCGATCTTGCCGAGTTCTTCATCCTCGACTGCCGCCAGTATCGTTCGCGTGATCTTTCGCGCGACGGTGGCGGAATCGACCCGCGAGCGTTCTTCCTCCCGACGCTCGAGATTGGCACCATCCTTCGACTCTCCGATCCGTCGCGAACGATGCTCGGCAAGAGGCAGCTCTCCTGGCTCAAGGACGGCTTGCAGCGCTCGACCGCGACGTGGAAGTTCGTGCTCAGCTCCTTGCCGTTCACGTCACTTCTCGTCATGCCCTACGATCGTTGGGACGGCTACGACGTCGAGCGTTACGACCTCCTGCGGTTCGTTGATGAGCAGGCCATTACCGGCGTCGTCCTTCTTTCCGCCGATATTCACGGGAACGTATACAATCCCGACGTCACCCATTTTCTCCGAAATACGCTGCAAGAAGGCTTCTCGCTGGGCTTCGTCATCCCGGAGTTCATCGCCGGTCCCATCGCCACCGAGTCCATCCGGCGTGAAATCGGACTCATCGGCCCGCTCCTCTTTGACACGGCCGTATCCGAATTCATCGCCACGCCGTTGTTTGATTTCGGCTTTGACTTTCTCATGAACACGATCATCGGCGAAAACAAACTGGCCTTTGTCGAGCCGGACCGGTTCGCCTACCTCGTCGTCGATGTCACCCCGGAGCAGTTGACTTTGACGCACCGCGGAGTCGTGGCGGATTCAAGCATCCACGACCCGCCGCTGGAGACGCTTCATCAAGTCGTGCTCGCGCCGCCCGGCCCGACGTCATGCTTCCCCGCACCGCTCTTGCCCACCTTTTGTTGCCTCATGCTCGCGCCGCTCGCCCGCACGCGCTGTAGGGCGGGCTCCGCCCGCCGTCGCGCGGCCCGAACCTTGCGACTCGTCGCCGATTCCGCTCAAATCTGA